ATACTCAACCAAAACAGTTGCGAACAATGGTGACGTTGTTGGATTTGCTAGAAAAGAGTTTGCTATCACTTGTAGCGATTGATTTTTGTAAATCCTTTCCACTAGAAAATCGATTGTAGTGGCAAAAATCTCCTGGAAATTCTGCGAATGCATCATGAgaaactgcaaataaaaagagcattaagtatattgtataataatagTCTTAGATGAACTTACAATGCCACTAAAGTGTTCCAGCACTTCCTTTTCCTCTTTGCTGCGTGAAATTAATCCGGATGTGCGTTGTTGATTTGGATTTACATTTATCGTATATATATCTAAAGCTTCCATTGCAAAATGCACCAAGTCAATATATGTACACAATATTTCGggattaaaaagtttttcatgcATCTGCGTGGTGTCCAACCCCTGAATCAAAATAAGATAAGTTTAATAATAcattaacatttcaaataacATACCTTTGAGTTAAAGAATCCCCAAGTAATTGTCTTAACACCACCAACAAGCGTTTTAACCAGGCTCCGGAATTCGGCGACATTTACTGAACAAACCAATTGTGAACCTTGCGCCATTTTTGCTTGATCACCGGTCAAATTTTCCTCTTTGACCTCTGCCACACTTGCAGGCCCAGAAAACGAGCCAGTTATATTTCCAGTAGCACCAGCTTGAGATTGTCCCTTGCTGCAATTCAATATGatgcatttatatataagtttCGTGTAATAAAATACCGTAAGACTTACCATTTCTGAATAATTAGTGGCAGCTGAATTTGCGCAATAGTTTCGAACTTCTTGACAAAGATTTTCAGCAAAGTGCCGAGAATATTTCTCGATCTTTGCGGTTCAATTTCACTGTGATGTCTCAAGCAATCgactaaatttaataacagCTTGCACGACATAGTTTGTATACCAACAGCAAGCGTTTCATCATGCACAttttttgcaaacaaattgacaGCTTTTATCAAGACATCTAAACTTAAGCTTTGTCGCACATGATGTGCCAAATCGGCGAGTGTTGAATACGCCAATGGGCGAATCGAATCTAAAGTAACCCCTTTGCCAATGAGCAAGTCCTCATCAAACAATTTATCTATCGATGGAATGAATTCTAAAAGGCAAGCAAAAAGTTCAGgttaatttaatgtataaaTTAAGTCGAAAATGTAGCTTACTTTGGCGTAAGTCTGTTGCGAAAATATGTCGCGCTGCAATCAACAATTCTTTTCTCAGATGAGCCGCCTCTTTTGGACAATGTTCCATTAAGTTTAGCATGCCATTGGTTACTGATAATGAGTTGGAAATCACTACTTCCTAATTAAAGAGAAATAGTTTAGCAACCAGTCAagttatttacatttacattaaaCTCACTTGATAAATTCGAACAATATAAGCTAGAAATGATAACGTTTTTATTTGAGCTCCCATAAAGTCGACGAAAATTTCTTTTTGCGCAGAGCTTCTATAAagagtataaaataattacaactgctagaattaatattgaaaagttACCTTTGAATAACAGTTGGCTGCAAGTTGATTGTTGTTAATATCAACGGTATAAACTCGGCAACTTCTTGATGTACAGCGTTTTTATATATCTGATACATTAATACCACGATAATGGGCAATTCCTGGAGAACTTTCAATGACAAAATACCTCGTGGAAGCAGGTTGTACTAGAAAACAAGAATAAATATCATTATTTAGCGAATTTCTCTACAAATGCTATTTTACTAATACTAACAATCATTTGCTGCGCATTATGTTCCAGTGGCTTTTCAACGTGAACAGTCCTTATTGAATACGTTTCTGGTAACAGCATTTCTATTTCTAGATCCTTCAAATCCGAAACCCAAATATCGTTCGTTGTTTCAAAAATTGACGTCAAGTGATTTGGCAGATTTGTGTAAATCTCCTTCACAAATCCTAGAAACAGCTGGATCTAAAATGAAGATATATaagattatttattagttatttgATAACATTTGTACTTACTTCAGGGTTGAAGGACGGTCGAAAATGTTTATGCAGCTCAATAATTATGCGCAGGCTAATGAGGACGTTTTCCTCATTAtctgtttttaataatttaagcaTCATGGTAATGATAGATTTGACGTGCTGTCTTAAATTTTCCGTAATAGGCAATCGGTGAATCATCTCCAAGATCAGCTTTCGAATCTGCAAATATAGGATActaattatatgtatgtatgtaggaaCTTAGTATTATGAACTTAGTATAATAAGCTAGGATGAACGATGCATATTAGTAGGAagtccattttccatttcattgtagagacaaaattaataaacataaaatgcatTATTCCAGATACAAAGAATGAAATTGATCTTCGTTCACATTTCATCATGCGGTGAAATATAGTAAGTACAATAATATCACAAAACATTTAACTCATATAAAccgaataatttaaatgcactaAATGACAACAAACCAACTgacaacaaaccaacaaaGACTAATTTTTATGAACATTGAAAATCTCCAGTTAAAACTTgtgcaaaagtaaacaatgcACCAAGCACATTGTGAATTTAGCataagaacacacacacacacaccgcatACAAAACACACCAGCATGTGTGCTCTGGGAAATTcatgtttacattttgcagACAACACTAAAACAATTGTATGTACTTACATGTTGTATTGTATTCTCCTGTATAAATTGAGGTTCACCTTCCTGTAGAATTCGCATAAATGTCTTCAGAGCATTTTCCAAAAAGGAGGGGTACGAAGGAGACTGCATGATCATTTCGAAGTTCTCACTCAGCTCCTGAGTGGCCTTCAATTTGATATCCTCAGTTCCGGTCGGATCATTGAGAACACTCAAATAATTCCGGAATGTATTAGCCGGTGAATTTTCGTTGTGTGCCATTTTAAGTGAccatttaattcttttttgcaatgaaacaaaatgtttgcacCGGTCTGCTAAAGTAGCGCACTAACAACTGGAGCACAGGGTGTTTGCGTTACTGCAACATAGCGTCGATAgttaaaataagcaaatatttaatatactgtaaataccaaaaatacctttctaaagaaaattaaaacaaattaaataaagtgttggatttaagtatttcaaaataggtaatatgagaaatatataatttaaaagtgtaTAATTAACCAAATAATATCTATGAAGAGATgttatagttattatatatgctTCCTGCAACGAGTTTCATTCCACTGTTTCATATGAACACGTATAACtagttttggtattttggcAATGCGGTCACACTTGTGAAAAATCTActttattaacaaataaagTTTTGTGTGAACTAAGCAGAATACGCAGTAAATCTTTGTGCTgtaagttttttaaataacaataaacagtGCTATAGTTAATGCAACTGTCGTGCAGCATAGCAGATTTAGTGGACATACagaaaattgtgtaaattttCTGATTTTCAATCTCAATGGAGCCTACTTGATACTTTAGAGAACGTACTTGCATgcaaatgtacatacatacaaacatataatGTGAATTGAAAATAGATGTTTTTACATTAACTAAAAGAATATTAATGTTTTCAGCTCgtaaaaattagttttatttcgATAACACTATAGTTAGCCGCTGAATATAcctttaaatatacatatttctaaaGAGTTTATGTACATGCACACACGTATgttctatgtgtgtgcgtaagtATGCATGAATGTATAGACATCCGCATAAAAAGTATACATAAGTCGACTGAAACGCCGAGTGcttaaaaaagttatattcccttttcatattaaataatttgatgtttttatttatttatttatgaatttcataAACATTTGCAGTGTGCAgccattatttaaattaaaaactattagAATGTGGGCTTGcttgcaaaatttttaaagttttcgaATTTAATATTGGCGTCGTATGAACGTGATATCAATAAGAATAAGAGTTTTTGGCTTTGAAACGAACAACAAACTTTTACTTCAATTGTTAATTacaaacttaaaaattaaatatttgtatttatttttagacaaatatttgtagCTAAAGGAACCGCAAAATGAGGGAATCTGCTCATGACATAAACATGGATACGTGGAAGCAATGGATACTCGAAGCGATTTCGAAAATCCGATCTCAGAAGCAGCGACCGAGTGTGCAAAGAATATGTCAAGCCATCGGGACGCATCATAAGTTTCACGAAGATATCGTTGCAGAGAAACTGGAAAAAGCAGTCGAGTCGGGAGCGGTGATCAAAGTTTACAATAAAGGCTTACATTCCTATAAGGCTCCAATGGCCAAAAGGCGAATTAAAGTtgacaaaaatacaaatctcTACAAGGTGGTTGCCAAGGCAGTCAATGATTTGGGGGAATGTGAAGGATctactataaaaaatattgaaaactatATACAGAAGTTTAACTGTATCGATCTGTCGCCCGATGTGGATTTTAAAGCCGTCATCAAGACATCCATTAAAAAGGCCGTTGATGCTGGTTTCTTGATACAGGAAGGAAAGCTATACAAAAAGGGAAAGTCATTGACAACACCGAGAAAAGCAGCGCCAGAAACAGATGTACTTATCAAGGGCGAAGAGACTTGTGCACATTGCTCGGGCAACGCTCAAAAGAATCTCAATGGGATTCCAGAACCACTAAGCTCTTGTAAACAATGTGGAATATCACTGCATACGACTTGTGCCAACATCGCGGGCAGATGCAAGTCTCAATCATATGTGCTTCTCTATATGCTTGTTACGAAGGGAACTTTATGGAACTGCCAAAAGTGTGCTGATTGCGCAGTGTGCAAGATACGCAACCGAGGACCATGTCTACTGCAATGTTTCGTTTGCAAAAATCACTTCCATCTGACATGTCTGGACACGATTCCAGATAAGAAGCCGAAGCATCCCTATCGGTAAGTTAACTAGAGGTGGACGACTATAATTGTAATATGGAATTGTCCATTCAGtgacttattattattttactgaATCTTAAATTTGAAgagaataatatttttataaaaaagtaaCACTCATATCAATGAATTACATATAATCAAATTTGAACTATTCCAGATGCAAAGCATGTTTGaagcaaaatgttgaaaatccCAAATCTGTTCGAAGAGATAGTTCCAGCATCAAGTTTGAGCTTGGAAGTGAAAGGTAATTACCAAACAACatttaaacaattcaattatgtttaaaatcatatttgttTCAGAGTTCATCAGTACGCCAATTCGTCGCAGAAAGCTTATACTAATTGCAAGCGACCGATGATCAAAAATGAACGTTTCATTGATAATCCATCAACGTCTCAACAATGTAACAATATAGTGGGCGGCAgtaagcaaaagaaaaagaattgcgccataattaataaatttgacacacaaattaagcaaaagaaaccaaattttcaacgtgaacaaattgcaaatcaaCTTAGTCGGAAACGAACATATTCGGATCTATCATCATCAACTTCCTCAAGTGACAGTGAAGATGAagaggacgatgatgatgaaaagAATGCTGGCTGCGATGATCAGGATGAAAGTTCCTCATCAGATTCTTGCACATCTTCAAGTTCTGAGTCGGATTCAAGCGATAGTTCGAGTGATAGCTCAGAATGCGATGAAgacaatgatgatgaagatTATGATTCGGATAGAAGTACTTTAAAGGAAAACATTTTtgagaatgaaaaaaaatttgatttccgATCATCATCAAATGATAAAGAAAGTTTGCTGGAAGGGTCATCAGAAAATTGGGGGTTCGCAGCAGTGGCAAAAAACCCAGttgacaacaaatataaaaataatttcaaaggCCTTAGTTatacaaaaactaaaatattggATGCTGTCAATTCTCAAGTATCACCGTCTGTAGAACCAATAAAGCCACAAAGTGTTGTACCCAACAAAACTCTCGATGCTGTAAAAGAAACTCCAGTGAATtcaggaaaaaaaaagatggtTATCTTGAAATCAATGCCTCTCGAAACTACAAAATCATTTGTAAAACATGATGATGATATTCCTTATCTTACTAAAGAGACAGTGCTAAAGTATCGAATGTTGAATAATGATGCCGATCAATTTCAAGATAAAACAAAGGAAATTCTAAACGCAAAAGATGCCAATACCACAGATTATGATGAATGCATCGACAATTTGAAGGATCCTAGCGATACTACAATCAGTCAGACAAAATTTGGTAtgtataaaacatttttttttgtaatttacatTCCTTTTAATAAtgcttaaaaattatagaaaatcaACACTTACCACCTGGTGTGAATCAATTGGATATTGACTTGTATCAAGAAGTATTACAAAAAGCAGTGGTTAAAGTATCAAATAACTATTGTGAAAATCCGTTGGAGAAAAGTCCATCACACCTGCATTCTGGACAAAGTCCTAAATCCATAGAAATTGGCAAATGGAATATTGAAACTTGGTATTCTAGTCCATTTCCACAGGAGTATGCAAGgtagtttaatttatataaatattcttatttaatgcaatttgttttttgcaaaagcaaaaaatgctCCGAGAATTCAGTAAAagtaacaaatattttcatgatttattttaatatctaaTCTCTTCTTAGGCTTTTGAAGCTGTTTTTATGCGAGTTCTGCCTAAAGTACACAAAAAGCCGTTCCGTCTTGGACAGACATCAAAACAAGTGCATTTGGAAGCAACCACCAGGCACAGAGATCTTTCGTCAAGGCGATATATCAGTCTTTGAAGTGGATGGCAATGTGAATAAGATTTACTGCCAAAACTTGTGTTTGCTTGCCAAGTTTTTTCTTGATCATAAAACGCTTTATTATGATGTGGAACCATTTCTTTTCTACATCCTGACGAAAAACGATCAAGTTGGCTGCCATCTCGTTGGCTATTTTTCGAAAGAGAAGCACTGTtctcaaaaatataatgtGTCGTGCATTTTGACGTTGCCGCAATATCAAAGACAAGGATATGGAAGATTCTTAATAGATTTTAGCTACTTGCTGAGTCGTGAGGAAGGACAATTGGGCACACCGGAGAAACCGTTATCGGATCTGGGACGACTTTCGTACTTTTCATATTGGAAATCGGTAGTGCTTGAATACTTGTATAAATACAGGAATAAGAAAGTCATCACGTTCAAGGATATAGCTATTAAAACCGGTTTAGCTATATCCGATATTGCATTAGCTTTTGAGctacttaattttattaaattgcgcAAGAATGATGGCGACATTCGATACCAGATTACGGTGAAAATCGATTGGAAAAAGGTTTTGATGCATCATAATCGAGTGGCGCATAGCAAAACTCGAATTATTATTGAAGCCGATTGCTTGCGTTGGAGTCCATTGACGTCAATTTCCAAATCGCCCGCTAATAATATCAAGCCCATATCAAATCGTGAATACTTGAGTTATCAATTCGAGGATAATTATGACGAAAAAGATttctttaaaaagaaaagcgagGAGCACGCAGAACCCCAAGTGTTTGCATCAACTGAAATTCTGAAAGAAACTTCTAAACCCAGTCTATTGAACTCTGACAAATTCGATGAAGACGTCagttttttgaaaaaaacGTTGTGCTGCGCCGAGTCGACGCCTACGACATTCGTTGATTCCAAGAAGTGCAAGCGTCCTTTTGAAGAGAAAATCGAGAATTCTGATTCATCGGATAGTAAATATTCCAAGAAATCTGAGTCATCTGACTCCAATATGCTAACAAAACGGGCTTTGCGTTTGGCTAAGCGAAAGGACTTGGttccacacacaaacaagaGGAAACATTTTGAACGTGACCACATTGATAATATTGAGCATAACATTTCCAATCATAAGGATATATCAATTACTGCTAAAGAAAGTGTTGAAAAAGCTGTAGTAGTGGCAAATATTGTCCAGGAAGTCGGTCGGGATATTAAGAAACAGGAGTCAATTGACAAACCTATTAATATTGTTCCCAAATTAAGAGGGAAGAAATCGAATGGGAAACGTCACGAAGAAGACAGAGCTGTGGAGAATATCTCTAATGCAATTGCATCAACTGATTGCGATAATGATGAGTCAATGAAGTCCATTCCTGAGGAGGTTGTCAATACTGTTAAAGAACTACCAGTACAACAGGCAAAGGACAATgcgaaacaaataaataacactgAGCAATGTAACGAGCAAGTTTTGGATGCAGTTGCCAAGAAAACGAAGAAAACATTATTCTCCGATACAAGCTCATatgataaacaaattattgaacCCAAAACTGTGGATTGCAAGTTGGAGCAGAATCCTGTGGTTGAGTCCAAGGATGTAATAAAGGCTGTTCAAGAAAATACAGCacctgttgctgctccttctgttgctgcttctctagctgctcctgctgcagTTCCTGCCGCTGCTCCTGCTACTACTGCAGCAGCCTCTGCTCCTGTTACGGCTCCTGTTTTGCCTTCAATTGCTGCTACTCCAACTACGGTTGCTTCTACAACTCCGACAAATGTTACAGCTACTCCGGCTACAACTTCTACTGCTGCCCCAACTACTCCGACTGCTGCGCCTACTGCTTCAGTGTTAACTGGAAGCCCTGAGATGTTAGATGAAAACTTAAAGCATAAGAACAACATTGCAGTTGCATCGGAAAAAATTGAGACACTTTTGCCAGTTGTTGAAAAAACGGATTCAATGGTGGTCGACATAaaagaacagcagcaatttaaaaacaatgatGTGATTACCAACGTAGATCAGAGTTTAAAGAACTGTAGTCAGCCAATTGTTTGCAATGCGGCAGCAATGAGCATCGAacccaaacaaacaaatgataGTTTGCAAACCATTACAGAAACTATAACGGAAAGTAAAGACACCAATACAAAAGTTGTTGCTACTCCTGCAGCAGTTGAGATCAAGAAACCGGAGCAAGAACAGCAAAAGATATCAAATTCCAATGAAGCTGTAATGGAACAAACAT
This is a stretch of genomic DNA from Drosophila albomicans strain 15112-1751.03 chromosome 3, ASM965048v2, whole genome shotgun sequence. It encodes these proteins:
- the LOC117567470 gene encoding uncharacterized protein LOC117567470; this encodes MRESAHDINMDTWKQWILEAISKIRSQKQRPSVQRICQAIGTHHKFHEDIVAEKLEKAVESGAVIKVYNKGLHSYKAPMAKRRIKVDKNTNLYKVVAKAVNDLGECEGSTIKNIENYIQKFNCIDLSPDVDFKAVIKTSIKKAVDAGFLIQEGKLYKKGKSLTTPRKAAPETDVLIKGEETCAHCSGNAQKNLNGIPEPLSSCKQCGISLHTTCANIAGRCKSQSYVLLYMLVTKGTLWNCQKCADCAVCKIRNRGPCLLQCFVCKNHFHLTCLDTIPDKKPKHPYRCKACLKQNVENPKSVRRDSSSIKFELGSERVHQYANSSQKAYTNCKRPMIKNERFIDNPSTSQQCNNIVGGSKQKKKNCAIINKFDTQIKQKKPNFQREQIANQLSRKRTYSDLSSSTSSSDSEDEEDDDDEKNAGCDDQDESSSSDSCTSSSSESDSSDSSSDSSECDEDNDDEDYDSDRSTLKENIFENEKKFDFRSSSNDKESLLEGSSENWGFAAVAKNPVDNKYKNNFKGLSYTKTKILDAVNSQVSPSVEPIKPQSVVPNKTLDAVKETPVNSGKKKMVILKSMPLETTKSFVKHDDDIPYLTKETVLKYRMLNNDADQFQDKTKEILNAKDANTTDYDECIDNLKDPSDTTISQTKFENQHLPPGVNQLDIDLYQEVLQKAVVKVSNNYCENPLEKSPSHLHSGQSPKSIEIGKWNIETWYSSPFPQEYARLLKLFLCEFCLKYTKSRSVLDRHQNKCIWKQPPGTEIFRQGDISVFEVDGNVNKIYCQNLCLLAKFFLDHKTLYYDVEPFLFYILTKNDQVGCHLVGYFSKEKHCSQKYNVSCILTLPQYQRQGYGRFLIDFSYLLSREEGQLGTPEKPLSDLGRLSYFSYWKSVVLEYLYKYRNKKVITFKDIAIKTGLAISDIALAFELLNFIKLRKNDGDIRYQITVKIDWKKVLMHHNRVAHSKTRIIIEADCLRWSPLTSISKSPANNIKPISNREYLSYQFEDNYDEKDFFKKKSEEHAEPQVFASTEILKETSKPSLLNSDKFDEDVSFLKKTLCCAESTPTTFVDSKKCKRPFEEKIENSDSSDSKYSKKSESSDSNMLTKRALRLAKRKDLVPHTNKRKHFERDHIDNIEHNISNHKDISITAKESVEKAVVVANIVQEVGRDIKKQESIDKPINIVPKLRGKKSNGKRHEEDRAVENISNAIASTDCDNDESMKSIPEEVVNTVKELPVQQAKDNAKQINNTEQCNEQVLDAVAKKTKKTLFSDTSSYDKQIIEPKTVDCKLEQNPVVESKDVIKAVQENTAPVAAPSVAASLAAPAAVPAAAPATTAAASAPVTAPVLPSIAATPTTVASTTPTNVTATPATTSTAAPTTPTAAPTASVLTGSPEMLDENLKHKNNIAVASEKIETLLPVVEKTDSMVVDIKEQQQFKNNDVITNVDQSLKNCSQPIVCNAAAMSIEPKQTNDSLQTITETITESKDTNTKVVATPAAVEIKKPEQEQQKISNSNEAVMEQTFYNEVNKATNPAIKEQEIAEKPVIAPTMQEVDMKPKINKKAIMETSQPKQEVVNNVGKKPEAYYSNKVNSMTDKEAMKQTQLVQVKEEDKSNVRAPPTALPIRDKIQLKNNDHAQLQSLIPSQFPINQMPNYHHISQYCQWEYYGYNISNLEPSQKDKQFHKDLATMAYRYNLAQNHPYQSAMHAHHQIHHPKDKQKVERKNNVKKDDMTKTQNINAVNTGNAPRDDAHLTNCNEYNLNNQAGNFNQKCATQQKQINPQQIKSVSNAQNPGPRHASASQPEATILLPSREPTGVPQKQKPDHNVNATLVTSREEKLKIAQPIIQTGSHSNLPVGNQADVNTNMTYNAESATNASQIQHYDCGMNVQINMESPAPIGGTINHAAENNNVHMHRQYSDCSMQNQSATTPMHMSIQNSHIQQQSNINMNLTPEGSPNLNIIGSSQHQQHANRKLNVQPDIVANSPTTSHRAPTPKQIRSGNASNNAQQRDAKIPTASATTAQNTHHQHAQSSAANISKAQQDSLGSLQFTQLSGQHGHQQNLQPLDYVPIPQISQNFSSNPSNYDIVGMPTMIQQRMSLNSSVHSLSNSHQRIDQPTSACAVNNFYLQNNIASNETVSNTPRIPVSSTLGPPSTATSNDQRQANHDSISVPNSSGTTPALAGGNLCSLSKLQQLTNCLETQPCNTSPGAQSSLTPSPHHPLPPNSMTPPPHLLMQNRNISTPPNMLQTQVAPLQYHKYYASNMNIAPITSSQNTNRNTRNTPSAPVQHTSAAIGGNSNNRTANVHISPNLMSHYGAINSYRMSPQQSPPTGTYSSGGEYPNSQIPMQMGVMNMQSQYQDACALQRATQPNPMYPTYSPYLPLNSSIRR